The nucleotide sequence ACAGTGGTTAAGTCAGAAGAAGTCTTAACTTGCATCAAATTAACTTGATAAAGTATGGTGAGTTTAAGTGGTTTTGTACTTGATGCCACTCACAGAGAAAGTGAGCTTAATTTAAACTCCGCCCTTAAAGGGTGAGGTCTTCATTTTATCACACAAATAGGGTAAGAGCTTTAGGAGTAAGGATTTGAAAAAAAATCATCAATTTTATTTATTAAATTAAGAAAAAAGACTATTTGCTTTTATTGATTTATGAGAATAAAGTGAAGGTATAGAAAAAACTTGAATTGTTAGGAAATTTGCCATGATTTTATCTAACTCTACTGCCAAAATGAATAACGACCATAGAAACAAACCCGCCCTGAATGTAGCCAAAAAATCCCTCAAATCTAAAGCTCAAAAAAGCGAAAAACAAGAATTAACTTTCGGACAAAAGTTAGCGGATAGACTAGCCTCTAAGGTGGGTTCTTGGCCGTTTCTGATTGGACAAAGTGCCATTTTAGCGGGGTGGGTTGGCATCAATTTAACCCCTGGACTTCCTCATTGGGATGAATCTCCTTTTATTCTACTGAATTTGGTTTTTTCTTTTGCCTCTGCTTATACAGCCCCCATTGTTTTAATGAGTCAAAATCGTCAATCTGATGAAGACCGTAAAAATGCTTCCTTGAATCATGAAGTCAATTTACAAGCGGCTTCTAATATAGAACTATTGCATGCAAAAATGGATGAGATATACTCTCAGAAATTATCAGAAATGATGGAAATCCTGAAGCAACAGCAAGCCGCCACCAATGAAATCAAAGTTGTTGTTTTACCTGCCAAAGCCGGGTCGGCAATGGAAAAAGAAAAAGCGGAAACTGTCGTTCCCAATTTTGAGTTACCCTTTTTAGTGGATTTTACTGTAAATGCTAACAGTTCTACCCCTCAAATCAACCAAGGTCTTTTCACTCACGCTTCACAAAATCCCTTTTTAGGCCTTCATCCAATGAACTTGGATAAGTAGATGGTCTTATTTAATAGTAGGGTGGGCAATATCGATAAAGATTTCTCGATAAAAAATCCAAAATATTGACCGACATTGCCTACCATACCCTATTTTTTTCCCTCAAGTAAACTGTTGAAATCTTAGAACCTTAAGCCAAGAAAAATGACTAACATAATCACGGCAATTGCTACTGGAATAACCGCTTTCAGTGCCACAAACTTAGATGATATTCTGATTTTAATGCTGTTCTTTTCTCAGGCAAAATCCCTGTTTTCCCGTCGCCAAATCGTCATCGGTCAATATTTAGGCGTTATGGCATTAGTGCTAGTTAGTTTGACAGGTTTCTTTGGCGGCTTACTACTTCCTGAGTCTTGGATTGGATTATTAGGACTTGCACCCATAGCCATAGGGATTAATCGTTTACTGAATGGAGACAACGACGAATCAGAAGAAAAACCTACCCTTTCTCAACCTAAAAGACATTCTGCTTGGGGGAATTTTTTATCTCCTCAAACCTATGGAGTAGCAGCAGTTACCTTGGCCAATGGTGGTGATAATGTGGGAATTTATGTACCTCTATTTGCCCATTGTACTCCGCAAAATCTTCTAATTATTTTAAGCGTATTTTTCTGTTTAATAGGTGTTTGGTGTTATGTGGCCTATGGCTTAACTCGTGTGCCGGTCATTGCTGATAATTTGACTCGTTACGGTAACTATCTAGTTCCCTTTGTTTTAATTGGGTTGGGTTTAACCATTTTAATCGAAAGTCATACTTTAGAAAATCCTGCCTTAATTATCTTAACTTTAATAGTCAGCAGTATGAGTTTAATCATGCTCAACTGTAACAGTGACCAAACTCTAGAAGTTTAATGCCCATGATTTGACTTAGGGACTCGTGGCGACTAAATAAATAATTCCCGTTCCCAAGAGAATTACAGTAATACTTAAAAGAATGAGCCAGCGCTCGGCAAATTCATAAGTATCTTCTTCAATATCATGTCGAACAGCGAAATAATGCTGAGTAGATAGTAACACCGTCAACAAACCAACGATGGCAAAAACTAATCCTAACTTCCATGCATAACCAAAACGAAGCACCAAAGCCGCATGAGCGCTTTTAAGGCGGGAAATAACGACTCCAAACCCCATTAAACTAATGGCGGTTCGCATCCAGGCTAAATAGGTTCGCTCATTGGCTAAATGCTCTCGGACTCTTGAAGCATCGGTTTTAGATTTTTCAGGTTTTTTTGTTTTTGCATCGGGAGATTGAAAAAATAACTGCATTTGTACTCTCGTAACTTGAAAATATAAGTATTTTAATTTAATTGTATAATTTTTCAAAAACATTCACATATTTTTTACAAAACAATCAGAAATCAAATCCAGATGACCGGCGATGAAGGCTCCTGGTGCGGCTGGGGCAAGGAACAGGCTTTATTGCTGGCCGCTATTGATAATGTTTAAATGTTTAGTGGAAATACAGAACTTAACATCAGTTAATTCATCCGGAAACAAACTCACATGACTCAATCACAACAAGCTTTAGAACCTACCTGGTTAACCATTATTCGCTTGCTGCGGTGGGATAAACCCGCAGGACGACTCATTTTAATGATTCCTGCTTTGTGGGCAGTATTTTTGGCGGCCCAAGGGACTCCGCCTTTACCTTTGGTGGGCGTTATTATTTTAGGAACTTTAGCCACCAGTGCGACGGGTTGCGTGGTTAATGATTTATGGGACCGCGATATCGATCCGCAAGTGGAAAGAACCCGTAACCGCCCCATTGCCTCCCGTGCTTTGTCGGTGAGGGTTGCTATCATTATTGCCTTTATTGCTCTAGCTTGTGCGGCCATATTAGCATTTTATCTAAATTCCCTGAGTTTTTGGTTGTGTGTGGCGGCGGTGCCGGTGATTATTGGCTACCCCCTAGCGAAGCGTTTTTTTCCCATTCCTCAGTTAGTGTTGTCTATTGCTTGGGGGTTTGGGGTGTTAATTAGCTGGAGTGCTGTTACAGGTTCGTTAGAAACTTCTACTTGGTTACTGTGGGGAGCAACGATTTTTTGGACTCTCGGTTTTGATACGGTTTATGCCCTTTCGGATCGCGAAGATGATTTAAAAATTGGGATCAATTCCAGTGCGATCTTCTTTGGAGATTATGCGGCTGATGCTATCGGTTTCTTTTTTGCCGCTACAGCCGGTTTATTGGCTTGTGTGGGGGTAGAAATGCACTTAAATATGGTGTTTTGGAGTGCTTGGTTAATTGCTGTGGTGGCTTGGGTTGGGCAATATATTCGCCTGCGTCAAAATGAGATTCCTAGGGTGGCTTATGGACAAATTTTTGCTCAGAATGTTTGGATCGGTTTTATTTTATTGAGTGGGATGATTTTAGGGTTATTGTTAGTTTAATCGTTTACTCCTTTGTTGCAAAAAAAAGACCTAGCCCCCTTTTCTAGGAGGGAAGGGGGAATAAATCATCTGTATAACTTATTATTAATTATTCTTCATGCAGGATCGGTCCTAACTGCCGCATTGAACCAGTCGTCTTATATTTTATCCCTTTAACTTCTATCCATTCTGTATGATCAAATACCTCTTTTAAGCGAAATATTTGTTCAGTGGGAAGAGAAATTTTAGCCGAAGTTTTCAGCAGTAAGCCCCCATAAGTAAATCTAAGTCTCCATCGGTTTTGACCCTGATGAAAATAGGCAAATCCCAATTCTTCTGTAAAATCTAGGGCAAGGGTTTCTCTTAAACGGTTTAATTCTTGTTTGGCTTCCTCTATTTGCCGGTCTAATTCATTTTGTAAAACTTCATTCAGGCAAATCTGCCCATCAATTACTTTAATACTTCCCTCGGCAAAGGTTAAATTGTTATCAGTTTCAGGGGAGTTAGCGGGAGGGGATATGGTAGAGATTTCTTTTGAGGTGGTAATGGGTAAGAAAGTGGTTAACGATAAAGACGGCTTGATGTCAAATAATGATAGATAAATTAATAAAATTATTAGCTGAGCATTTTTCATCTAGTTTCAGTTATTATTATTCTAATTTTAACACAGAGATATTTATTTATGTCCACCTACTTAGCAGATGAATAAAGATAGTTTTTTATGAAGATGAGTGTGGCCGTGTGGGAAGAAACAGCAAGGACAACAGAATTATTATGTTCTCTATTTCCCCACACTGACAAGAGGGTTATGTTTTACTCATTTTCAACGGGAGCATTTTTGAGAACTTCGTCTATGTTAATTTCGTAGTACATTTGGGGAGTTCCAGAACTATGTTGTGCCGGGCCGACTTGACGACCATTAAGAATATCTCGTAGTTCATTTAATGCTTCTAAAGAATTTTCACCGGGTCGTAAAGTCATTAATAAAGTAGAACAAGGTTGTCTATAACCTTTGGCGGCACAAATAACCTGTTGACCCCGCATAAACCCATTAGTAATGAATTGTAATGTTCCTGTTTGATAAGCTTCTTGAAAGCGAGGAGAAACCTCTTCACATCGCTGTTGAGGGGTGTAGTTTGCTACCGGTTTCGTCCAAACAATAATGGGTTGTTTTCTGGCTGGTGTCCAGGCTAAAGTAGCCGGGAAACGCTGGTTACGAGAAGCATCAAAACTTGTCCCACAAATAAACTTTACCCGTTGCTGTGCTATCGCTTGTGGAATTGTTTCGCTTATTTGAACAAGCGCCATTACTATGAATGCCAGTCCTGTTGTGCAAAGTTTCAGTGTCATAAGGTCTGTCCTCCTAGAAAAAATCTACTTTTTTATATTTGGTTCAGTTTTTCAAGTGGAATCTACTTCAACCACGAACTCTAAAAAATTTTTATTTAACAATTGCCCGTAATTCGTAACTGCCTGTTTCTCCAGCTTCATAAGCATTAGCTAAAACTAAATAAAGTCCATCTTCCGGTAAAGTCGCTACTAATTTAGCATTAAAATTTGACGTTGACTCATCATCATTTTGCTCAATTAATAATTCTTTATCCGCTAAATATAAAAATAGAGATGGATCAATTTGTTTACTGGTCATTTCAATAACCACTTGTTGACCTTTGCGACCTTGAAAAGCATACAAATGAACATAGGTATTATTGGGTAACACCTGATCTCCGGCTTTGAGAGTTGCGCTGATCGGTTGACCGTCAACAGGTAATTGAGCGATGGTGGTCGTCTCTTCGGTTTCTTGTTGAGGGGGTTGTTGAGCAATCATTGAACTATCGCCTTTTTGTAGCGCGACTAAAAAGGGTTGTACTTCGGCGATGGAAATGGCTAAACCAATACCAATATTCGTATTGCCACTGGGATTAATTAACATGGTATTAACGCCAATTACCTCACCATTAGAGTTGAGTAAAGGTCCTCCTGAATTACCCGGATTAATGGCGGCATCATGTTGAATAAATCCTCGTTTATGATCGACACGACTCACAATTCCACTGGTGTAAGTATTTTGAAGTTGAGGATCTAAAGGAGTCCCAATTGCATAGACTGATTGTCCGACTTTAACCGCTTTTGGATCGCCTAAACGCAATGTTTTTAAATTACTAGGATTGCGAATTTTTAAGGCGGCTAAATCTAACCCTTGTCCCTGAAAACCCACAAGATCAGCCACGACTTCTCTTTCATCGGCTAAAACAATTTTAACCGGTGAGGTGGCATCCCTAACCACATGAGCATTGGTGATCACTAACCCATCATTGGAAACGATGAAACCGCTACCCATCGCATCAGATGTCATAATGGTAACCACTGCCGGACTAGCTTGTTCATACACTTGGATGCGGATTTTTTCTTCTTCACTAGCGGCTAAAAGCCATCTTAAAGGTTGTGGTTCTCTGTGCCTGAGTTGATCTACGGTTGAAGGGTTTGTATCGCCTAAAACTGGATCGGGTTTGACTTGTGAGATGAGAGTCAAGACTATCAATCCTGTTAATGTTAAAATTCCTAAGTATAAGTGCTTATTATTCATGGATGGAAAAGGGTTTTAAGTAAGGCTCAACTGATAACCAGTATGTTAATCTCCTGTAGGAAGTGTCAATAAATATACAGATTTGTTAAGTTTTGAGCCAAAAATAGCGA is from Gloeothece verrucosa PCC 7822 and encodes:
- a CDS encoding DUF1003 domain-containing protein, producing the protein MILSNSTAKMNNDHRNKPALNVAKKSLKSKAQKSEKQELTFGQKLADRLASKVGSWPFLIGQSAILAGWVGINLTPGLPHWDESPFILLNLVFSFASAYTAPIVLMSQNRQSDEDRKNASLNHEVNLQAASNIELLHAKMDEIYSQKLSEMMEILKQQQAATNEIKVVVLPAKAGSAMEKEKAETVVPNFELPFLVDFTVNANSSTPQINQGLFTHASQNPFLGLHPMNLDK
- a CDS encoding cadmium resistance transporter, which translates into the protein MTNIITAIATGITAFSATNLDDILILMLFFSQAKSLFSRRQIVIGQYLGVMALVLVSLTGFFGGLLLPESWIGLLGLAPIAIGINRLLNGDNDESEEKPTLSQPKRHSAWGNFLSPQTYGVAAVTLANGGDNVGIYVPLFAHCTPQNLLIILSVFFCLIGVWCYVAYGLTRVPVIADNLTRYGNYLVPFVLIGLGLTILIESHTLENPALIILTLIVSSMSLIMLNCNSDQTLEV
- a CDS encoding YidH family protein, with translation MQLFFQSPDAKTKKPEKSKTDASRVREHLANERTYLAWMRTAISLMGFGVVISRLKSAHAALVLRFGYAWKLGLVFAIVGLLTVLLSTQHYFAVRHDIEEDTYEFAERWLILLSITVILLGTGIIYLVATSP
- a CDS encoding 4-hydroxybenzoate solanesyltransferase, which gives rise to MTQSQQALEPTWLTIIRLLRWDKPAGRLILMIPALWAVFLAAQGTPPLPLVGVIILGTLATSATGCVVNDLWDRDIDPQVERTRNRPIASRALSVRVAIIIAFIALACAAILAFYLNSLSFWLCVAAVPVIIGYPLAKRFFPIPQLVLSIAWGFGVLISWSAVTGSLETSTWLLWGATIFWTLGFDTVYALSDREDDLKIGINSSAIFFGDYAADAIGFFFAATAGLLACVGVEMHLNMVFWSAWLIAVVAWVGQYIRLRQNEIPRVAYGQIFAQNVWIGFILLSGMILGLLLV
- a CDS encoding COP23 domain-containing protein, with the translated sequence MTLKLCTTGLAFIVMALVQISETIPQAIAQQRVKFICGTSFDASRNQRFPATLAWTPARKQPIIVWTKPVANYTPQQRCEEVSPRFQEAYQTGTLQFITNGFMRGQQVICAAKGYRQPCSTLLMTLRPGENSLEALNELRDILNGRQVGPAQHSSGTPQMYYEINIDEVLKNAPVENE
- a CDS encoding trypsin-like peptidase domain-containing protein gives rise to the protein MNNKHLYLGILTLTGLIVLTLISQVKPDPVLGDTNPSTVDQLRHREPQPLRWLLAASEEEKIRIQVYEQASPAVVTIMTSDAMGSGFIVSNDGLVITNAHVVRDATSPVKIVLADEREVVADLVGFQGQGLDLAALKIRNPSNLKTLRLGDPKAVKVGQSVYAIGTPLDPQLQNTYTSGIVSRVDHKRGFIQHDAAINPGNSGGPLLNSNGEVIGVNTMLINPSGNTNIGIGLAISIAEVQPFLVALQKGDSSMIAQQPPQQETEETTTIAQLPVDGQPISATLKAGDQVLPNNTYVHLYAFQGRKGQQVVIEMTSKQIDPSLFLYLADKELLIEQNDDESTSNFNAKLVATLPEDGLYLVLANAYEAGETGSYELRAIVK